From Aquisalimonas asiatica, the proteins below share one genomic window:
- a CDS encoding sensor domain-containing protein: protein MRKDHHLPRLPARVALLYAFVAALWILFSDSAIVVMGLDPESHTLIGMGKGLVFVAVTAVLLFFGVRRGVAGQLHAFKAMEHAERRQRQRVEALPQALLEVDAGGVIRFGNPEAERLFEVAGPSLPGVEFGELLRGLGAHQQLSSALERVRSGGDGAGSFRGQLAAETPEPVELRVDWSVDPYGPAGRQLVVVVTDITDWVRASAESQRLVTVLESTTDLVATCTPRGNITYLNRAGRSLLGVERDAVVDALEATQFMPFWARRLARDHAVPEALRCGSWSGETALMTSDGRELPVSQVIVAHRDDLGRVQYLSTIARDISERKAMDEALYASREQYRSLVENTHDGLVVSQRGRVRYVNPQLANLLGFSPAEYTSGSSMTFVHPEDRDRVREWYRAIQRGESVEQGLRFRFLTITGGVCWVEGKASTIVWEGADATLSFFTDITEQVEAEGRLEYLAEYDALTGLPNRDLFLSRLDEAITHSEAQDGAIGVVYLNLTRFQIFNDSYGHELGDRLLRAVAERLADAVDDGDVVSRVGGDEFAVILDGLPDADAIPPRVRALLGSMAEPFRLQGHEFYVSASAGIAVYPEDGARPEVLLRNAASALEAVKKSGAGGYHYYAAGLNENARRRLALETDLRHALGRGEFELHFQPQADMQTGRLTGAEALLRWNHSERGLVMPGDFIPLLEESELILDVGAWVLEQACLTQRRWWREYGQDLVVSVNLSARQLDDPLLVDRVRAILDRTDVDPHRVELEITESSLVHNPEEAAATLEALKRLGLSLAVDDFGTGYSSLSYFRRFPVDTLKIDKAFVSELTRDPDTAGIVRAIIAMAGSLHCHIVAEGVETLGQLRMLRQYGCHWMQGYFLSRPLSVDTFDDLVRDGHRFPVAGDGDSAMAGLLVVGGDQALLRQLDAVTPAHGRALSVDRVTTTGEAFEWLATRETAAVLVDQSACEDDMTSFATRVQALYPQVRRLLMGGVGDVLVRAHHFGQQQPFQRFVDRGASESTLEQMVLEAVAAYDQARDTGAAGTGDRRAEGRRRQAGSRGA from the coding sequence ATGCGAAAAGACCATCACCTTCCCCGGCTACCGGCTCGCGTTGCCCTGCTGTATGCGTTCGTTGCGGCGCTGTGGATTCTGTTCAGCGACTCCGCGATCGTGGTGATGGGGCTGGACCCCGAGTCCCACACCTTGATCGGCATGGGCAAGGGGCTCGTGTTCGTTGCGGTGACAGCGGTGCTGCTGTTTTTCGGGGTCAGGCGTGGCGTGGCCGGTCAGCTGCACGCGTTCAAGGCCATGGAACACGCTGAACGGCGCCAGCGCCAACGCGTCGAGGCGCTTCCCCAGGCCCTCCTCGAGGTGGATGCCGGCGGCGTCATCCGGTTCGGGAACCCCGAAGCCGAGCGGCTTTTCGAGGTGGCTGGCCCGTCGTTGCCCGGCGTGGAGTTCGGAGAGCTCCTGCGCGGCCTGGGCGCACACCAGCAGCTCTCGTCTGCGCTGGAGCGGGTCCGTTCCGGTGGCGATGGCGCCGGTAGCTTTCGCGGGCAGCTGGCAGCGGAGACGCCTGAACCGGTGGAACTGCGCGTGGACTGGTCCGTCGACCCGTACGGGCCGGCGGGGCGTCAGCTCGTGGTCGTGGTGACGGATATTACCGACTGGGTCCGGGCCTCGGCCGAGAGCCAGCGGTTGGTCACCGTGCTGGAATCGACCACGGATCTCGTCGCCACCTGCACACCCCGGGGCAATATCACCTACCTGAACCGGGCCGGCCGGTCGCTGCTTGGTGTGGAACGGGATGCCGTGGTGGACGCGCTCGAGGCCACGCAGTTCATGCCATTCTGGGCGCGGCGCCTGGCCCGCGACCATGCTGTTCCGGAAGCGTTGCGCTGCGGGAGCTGGAGCGGCGAGACGGCGCTCATGACCAGCGACGGCCGCGAGTTGCCGGTGTCCCAGGTGATCGTGGCCCACCGCGATGATCTGGGGCGCGTGCAGTACCTGTCCACCATTGCGCGGGATATCTCCGAGCGCAAGGCCATGGATGAGGCGTTATACGCGTCCCGCGAGCAGTATCGCTCGCTGGTGGAGAATACCCATGACGGCCTGGTGGTGTCCCAGCGCGGTCGGGTCCGCTACGTCAATCCGCAGCTGGCCAATCTGCTGGGTTTTTCGCCGGCGGAGTACACGTCCGGCTCCTCCATGACGTTCGTGCACCCGGAGGATCGGGACCGGGTGCGGGAGTGGTATCGTGCCATCCAGCGGGGCGAGAGCGTCGAGCAGGGGCTGCGCTTTCGTTTTCTGACCATTACCGGGGGCGTGTGCTGGGTCGAGGGCAAGGCCAGCACGATCGTGTGGGAAGGGGCGGATGCGACGCTGTCCTTCTTTACCGATATCACGGAGCAGGTCGAGGCCGAGGGGCGCCTGGAGTACCTGGCGGAGTACGACGCCCTTACGGGGCTGCCCAACCGGGACCTGTTCCTCTCCCGGCTGGATGAGGCCATCACCCATAGCGAGGCCCAGGATGGCGCGATCGGGGTGGTCTACCTCAACCTGACCCGCTTCCAGATTTTCAATGACAGCTACGGCCATGAACTGGGCGACCGGCTCCTGCGGGCGGTTGCCGAGCGCCTGGCGGACGCCGTCGATGACGGCGATGTGGTCTCCCGGGTGGGGGGAGACGAGTTTGCGGTCATCCTCGACGGCTTGCCCGATGCTGACGCCATCCCGCCGCGCGTGCGCGCGCTGCTGGGGTCCATGGCGGAGCCTTTCCGCCTGCAGGGCCACGAATTCTACGTCAGTGCCAGTGCCGGGATTGCCGTCTATCCGGAAGATGGCGCCAGGCCGGAGGTGCTGTTGCGTAATGCCGCGAGTGCCCTGGAGGCGGTGAAGAAGTCCGGCGCTGGTGGCTATCACTACTACGCGGCCGGGCTCAACGAGAACGCACGCCGGAGGCTGGCACTGGAGACCGACCTGCGCCACGCACTGGGGCGGGGCGAGTTCGAGCTGCACTTTCAGCCGCAGGCCGACATGCAAACGGGGCGACTCACCGGCGCGGAAGCGTTGCTGCGGTGGAACCACTCCGAGCGCGGGCTGGTGATGCCGGGGGACTTCATCCCGCTCCTGGAGGAGAGCGAACTGATCCTCGACGTCGGCGCGTGGGTGCTTGAGCAGGCCTGCCTGACCCAGCGCCGCTGGTGGCGGGAGTATGGCCAGGATCTGGTGGTGTCCGTCAACCTCTCGGCGCGCCAGCTTGATGATCCGCTGCTGGTGGACCGGGTCAGGGCCATCCTTGATCGCACCGATGTCGATCCGCACCGGGTGGAGCTGGAGATCACCGAGAGCTCGCTGGTGCACAACCCCGAAGAGGCGGCGGCAACCCTTGAGGCCCTGAAAAGGCTCGGGCTGAGCCTGGCGGTGGATGACTTCGGCACCGGCTACTCGAGTCTCAGCTACTTCCGCCGGTTCCCCGTGGACACCCTGAAGATCGACAAGGCGTTCGTCAGCGAACTGACCCGGGATCCCGACACCGCGGGCATTGTCCGCGCCATTATCGCCATGGCGGGCAGCCTGCACTGCCACATCGTCGCGGAGGGGGTCGAGACCCTGGGGCAACTCAGAATGCTGCGCCAGTACGGGTGTCACTGGATGCAGGGCTATTTCCTCAGTCGTCCACTGTCCGTGGACACCTTCGATGACCTGGTGCGGGACGGCCATCGCTTCCCGGTGGCGGGCGATGGTGACAGCGCCATGGCCGGTCTCCTCGTGGTCGGCGGTGACCAGGCGCTGCTGCGGCAACTGGACGCAGTGACGCCGGCGCACGGGCGCGCGCTGTCCGTGGACCGCGTAACGACCACGGGCGAGGCCTTCGAGTGGCTGGCGACGCGGGAGACTGCAGCCGTGCTGGTGGACCAGAGCGCATGTGAGGATGACATGACCTCATTCGCCACGCGGGTACAGGCGCTCTATCCGCAGGTCCGGCGGCTGCTGATGGGCGGCGTCGGCGATGTGCTGGTACGCGCCCACCATTTCGGCCAGCAGCAGCCCTTCCAGCGATTTGTCGATCGGGGGGCGTCCGAATCCACGCTGGAGCAGATGGTTCTGGAAGCGGTGGCCGCGTACGACCAGGCGCGGGACACGGGGGCTGCGGGTACGGGGGATCGCCGGGCCGAAGGTCGCCGCCGTCAGGCGGGGTCGCGCGGCGCGTAG
- a CDS encoding TetR/AcrR family transcriptional regulator: MVQTPNQPTSRRYRGRTKEELREERRERLLHSGLELMGRDGYPNTSIERLCAHARVTTRHFYEHFRSREELLTALFDAFIDDALNVVMERLRAREDDDPVERVLDALRGFARLCMNNPTRARLALVETVGVSRDLESRRRDVIRHFAEVIAGAAGHMADRGILAPADYRLAGVALVGATNELLVEWLSGDTGLDAEQMERQLTGIFRAIIGGSRSGQASLDDEAVGGTPDTGSHS, encoded by the coding sequence ATGGTACAGACCCCGAATCAGCCCACATCCCGTCGTTACCGCGGCCGGACCAAGGAGGAACTGCGCGAAGAGCGCCGTGAGCGGCTTCTGCACAGCGGCCTGGAGCTCATGGGCAGGGACGGCTACCCCAATACATCCATCGAGCGCCTGTGCGCCCATGCACGCGTGACCACCCGCCACTTCTACGAGCATTTCCGTTCCCGCGAGGAGCTACTGACCGCGCTGTTCGACGCGTTCATCGACGATGCCCTGAACGTGGTCATGGAACGGCTGCGCGCCCGCGAGGACGACGACCCGGTGGAGCGGGTACTTGATGCGCTGCGCGGCTTCGCCCGGCTGTGCATGAACAACCCCACCCGGGCGCGGCTGGCCCTGGTGGAGACCGTCGGCGTCAGCCGCGACCTGGAGAGCAGGCGCCGGGACGTCATCCGTCACTTCGCGGAAGTCATCGCCGGTGCCGCGGGCCACATGGCCGATCGGGGCATACTCGCACCGGCGGACTACCGACTGGCCGGGGTTGCGCTGGTGGGCGCGACCAACGAGCTGCTGGTGGAGTGGCTCTCCGGCGACACCGGGCTCGATGCCGAACAGATGGAACGCCAGCTCACCGGCATCTTCCGTGCGATCATCGGCGGCTCCCGCAGCGGACAGGCTTCTCTGGATGATGAAGCAGTCGGCGGGACACCCGATACCGGATCCCACTCCTGA
- a CDS encoding sensor domain-containing diguanylate cyclase → MRTFTETGPADGTSAGGREGLLAVAGVEDDPAERLRAVNMPVLQEICLALETALPGVLVIIRIEGNGAGATVGGCDAGCRVAESLQAMETQGQVLPAGRQDALIVSDDAPQWAWIAALLPDESGHAVTCDEIADGAGNRLGGLYVFHRVDSASPSGCADIVSRFARLAAVVMGMSNALMDVRNEANRDGLTGLINRRRLMALLRDDLATDGRRDRVAVLLLDIDDFKTVNDSSGHGVGDSVLMVVADRLLAGVRPGDEVARLGGDEFVVLMREVDRAASEHVASRLLTNLREPLHVEGVTLRLTPSIGLALSVDFPDCPPERLLDEADGAMYLAKREGKDGMRTAGEHNARRRPDTRLLELMSDPRALDESLVLNAWPRWRDGVLVGRQLLLQWWDRDAERLRSMQGLLRQVQTPDARMEVQRICREAIRDRLDPAWFADGMAVAVRPPRPALLDPDYPEFLAGCLDDKSALPPQMELDVTEIMGDPPARIQASLHRLRDRLPGLRIAVRTIEQNALSLALLETTRPDVLRISVRDVLASERTGMDPAAALEAMCALARACHAEAIGDHVTTSHELRLLQAAGVRYWQGPCETAP, encoded by the coding sequence GTGCGAACGTTTACCGAGACCGGTCCGGCGGACGGCACGTCCGCGGGTGGCCGCGAGGGGCTGTTGGCAGTAGCCGGGGTGGAGGACGATCCGGCAGAGCGCCTTCGGGCAGTGAATATGCCTGTGCTCCAGGAGATCTGCCTGGCCCTGGAGACGGCGCTTCCCGGTGTGCTGGTCATCATCCGCATTGAGGGGAATGGAGCGGGCGCCACCGTTGGCGGCTGCGACGCCGGTTGCCGTGTCGCCGAGTCGTTACAGGCCATGGAGACCCAGGGCCAGGTTCTGCCGGCAGGGCGCCAGGACGCCCTGATCGTCAGTGACGATGCTCCCCAGTGGGCATGGATCGCGGCGCTCCTGCCGGACGAGAGCGGCCATGCGGTGACGTGTGATGAGATCGCTGATGGTGCGGGAAACCGCCTGGGTGGCCTGTACGTGTTCCACCGGGTGGACAGCGCCTCGCCCAGTGGGTGCGCGGACATCGTCAGCCGGTTTGCAAGACTTGCCGCCGTGGTCATGGGGATGAGCAATGCCCTCATGGACGTGCGTAACGAAGCCAATCGGGACGGACTGACGGGGCTGATCAACCGTCGTCGCCTGATGGCCCTGCTGCGGGACGACCTGGCCACGGACGGCCGGCGTGACCGCGTCGCCGTGCTGCTTCTCGATATCGATGACTTCAAGACCGTGAACGACAGCAGCGGCCACGGTGTCGGCGACAGCGTGCTCATGGTGGTCGCGGACCGGCTGCTTGCCGGCGTGCGTCCCGGAGACGAAGTGGCGCGCCTCGGTGGCGATGAGTTCGTGGTTCTGATGCGTGAGGTGGATCGCGCAGCGAGCGAGCATGTGGCGTCGCGGCTGCTCACCAACCTGCGCGAGCCGCTTCACGTGGAAGGCGTTACCCTGCGTCTGACGCCCAGCATCGGGCTGGCGTTGTCGGTGGATTTTCCGGACTGCCCGCCGGAGCGCCTGCTGGACGAAGCGGACGGTGCCATGTACCTCGCCAAGCGGGAAGGCAAGGACGGCATGCGCACCGCGGGAGAGCACAATGCGCGGCGCCGGCCCGATACCCGCCTGCTGGAGCTGATGAGCGACCCGCGTGCGCTGGATGAGAGTCTGGTCCTGAACGCGTGGCCGCGTTGGCGGGATGGTGTCTTGGTTGGCCGGCAACTGTTGCTGCAGTGGTGGGACAGGGATGCCGAGCGGCTGCGTTCCATGCAGGGGCTGCTGCGCCAGGTCCAGACGCCCGACGCCCGCATGGAGGTGCAGCGCATCTGCCGCGAGGCGATTCGTGATCGCCTGGACCCGGCGTGGTTTGCCGATGGCATGGCGGTGGCCGTACGACCGCCGCGCCCGGCGCTGCTTGACCCCGACTACCCGGAGTTCCTGGCCGGGTGCCTGGACGACAAATCCGCGCTGCCGCCGCAGATGGAGCTGGACGTGACGGAAATCATGGGCGATCCACCGGCGCGTATCCAGGCAAGCCTCCACCGGCTGCGCGACAGGCTGCCGGGGCTGCGCATCGCCGTGAGGACCATCGAGCAGAACGCGCTCTCCCTGGCGTTGCTCGAGACGACGCGCCCCGATGTGCTGCGGATCTCTGTCAGGGACGTTCTCGCGAGCGAGCGCACCGGGATGGATCCGGCGGCCGCGCTCGAGGCCATGTGCGCGCTGGCCCGCGCCTGTCATGCGGAAGCCATCGGCGACCACGTGACCACCTCCCACGAGCTACGGTTACTGCAGGCGGCGGGCGTGCGTTACTGGCAGGGACCCTGCGAAACCGCGCCGTAG
- the thiS gene encoding sulfur carrier protein ThiS translates to MCSDQAADTVAAGQETIRLQIKLFASLHVYLPAGAERNEVTAEYPAGITPNALLAELGVPREMAHLVLRNGVYIKPGERDQPVLVDGDAFAVWPPVAGG, encoded by the coding sequence ATGTGCTCTGACCAGGCTGCCGACACGGTCGCGGCCGGGCAGGAGACGATCCGCCTGCAGATCAAGCTGTTCGCGAGCCTGCACGTCTATCTGCCGGCCGGGGCAGAGCGTAACGAGGTTACCGCCGAGTATCCGGCGGGCATTACACCCAACGCCCTGCTGGCCGAGCTCGGGGTGCCGCGGGAGATGGCGCACCTGGTGCTGCGCAACGGCGTCTATATCAAACCGGGGGAGCGGGATCAGCCGGTACTCGTTGACGGCGATGCGTTTGCGGTCTGGCCGCCGGTGGCCGGCGGCTAG
- a CDS encoding NAD(P)/FAD-dependent oxidoreductase, with translation MRHVIVGAGPAGVVAAEQLRGHDPDAEITLISGEQEPPYSRMAIPYYLVENIEEAGTYLRKQSGYFDEQRIRVLHDEVTGVDPGGHSIALGQGGSLGYDRLLIATGSRPLDLPVPGGDRPEVRHCWTLEDARAIVQSAQPGARVVLIGAGFIGCIILEALALRRTELTVVEAGNRMVPRMMDETAGGLIRDWCESRGVRVHVDAKVASIDDGRGNHAAAVRLENGEVLDADLVIAAVGVTPNAEFLQGAGLDMDAGILVDRQLKSSVDGIYAAGDVAQGVDFSTGGQSVHAIQPTAADHARVAASNMVGRHQAYHGSVNMNVLDTLGLISSSFGLWMGKDGGDSITVHDPDRYRYLNLQFEDDRMVGASALGLTEHVGVLRGLIQTRVKLGVWKERLRKDPSRLMEAYLGATRPIGYNAHVL, from the coding sequence ATGAGACATGTCATTGTTGGCGCCGGCCCGGCCGGTGTGGTGGCCGCCGAGCAGCTGCGCGGGCACGATCCGGACGCGGAGATCACCCTGATCAGCGGCGAACAGGAGCCGCCATACTCCCGTATGGCGATTCCCTACTACCTGGTCGAGAACATAGAGGAAGCCGGAACATATCTGCGCAAGCAGTCGGGCTACTTCGACGAGCAGCGGATTCGCGTCCTGCACGACGAGGTGACCGGCGTGGATCCGGGCGGGCACAGCATTGCGCTGGGCCAGGGCGGCAGTCTCGGGTACGACCGCCTGCTCATCGCCACCGGCTCCCGGCCGCTGGACCTGCCTGTGCCCGGAGGCGACCGCCCGGAAGTGCGTCACTGCTGGACGCTGGAAGATGCCCGCGCCATCGTGCAAAGCGCGCAACCCGGTGCCAGGGTGGTGCTGATCGGAGCGGGCTTCATCGGCTGCATCATCCTGGAGGCACTGGCACTGCGGCGCACCGAGCTCACCGTTGTGGAGGCGGGGAACCGCATGGTTCCGCGCATGATGGATGAAACCGCCGGAGGCCTCATCAGGGACTGGTGCGAGTCCAGGGGGGTTCGGGTTCACGTGGATGCAAAGGTTGCATCCATCGACGACGGCCGTGGCAACCACGCCGCCGCGGTACGCCTGGAGAACGGCGAAGTACTGGATGCCGATCTGGTCATTGCCGCGGTGGGCGTGACCCCCAACGCGGAGTTTCTCCAGGGGGCCGGTCTGGACATGGATGCGGGCATTCTGGTGGACCGGCAGCTCAAGTCCAGCGTCGACGGCATCTACGCGGCCGGCGACGTGGCGCAGGGGGTGGATTTCTCCACCGGCGGGCAATCGGTGCACGCCATTCAGCCGACGGCGGCCGACCATGCGCGGGTTGCGGCGAGCAACATGGTGGGCCGGCACCAGGCCTATCACGGCAGCGTCAACATGAACGTGCTCGACACCCTCGGGCTGATTTCCAGCTCGTTCGGCCTGTGGATGGGCAAGGACGGCGGCGACAGCATCACCGTGCATGACCCGGACCGTTACCGCTATCTCAATCTGCAATTCGAGGACGACCGCATGGTGGGGGCCAGTGCCCTCGGTCTGACCGAGCACGTGGGCGTGCTGCGCGGCCTGATTCAGACCCGCGTCAAACTGGGCGTCTGGAAGGAGCGGCTGCGCAAGGATCCGAGCCGGCTCATGGAGGCGTACCTCGGTGCGACGCGGCCCATCGGGTACAACGCCCATGTGCTCTGA
- a CDS encoding aldehyde ferredoxin oxidoreductase family protein, whose translation MAWTGNVLRVNLTNGSVKSEPLNKQWAREYLGQRGLATKYLVEEVDPTVDALSPENKLIMVTGPLTGTMASTGGRYSVVTKSPLTGAVACSNSGGYIGAELKMAGWDMVIFEGRSEKPVYLHIENEDAQLLPADEIWGKSVWEADGILHRRHQDPDMRISCVGRAAEAGNLYAAIVNDLHRAAGRSGVGTVMASKHLKAVAVRGSRGVGNIKDPMRFMQATEAGKKVLADNAVTGGGLPQYGTQVLMNVINEMGAMPTRNMREVQFESAHRISGEAMHEPRESDGKPNLTTNAACFACTIACGRISTIDQGHYTVKNKPEYWHASGGLEYEAAWALGSDTGVDDMDALTYGMFLCNEDGIDPISFGATVAAAMELYELGAITKDDTGGLALTFGSAEALTTCAELTARGEGFGKELGLGSKRLCEKYGHPDLSMTVKGQEFPAYDPRGIQGMGLAYATSNRGACHLRGYTVSSEVLGIPEKTDPLVTEGKPELVKAFQDATAVVDSSGLCVFTTFAWTLDDIAPQIDAACEGEWSTEYLLQVGERIWNLERDFNLRAGLSGKDDTLPKRLRKDAANVGPAQGMVNDVEAMMPHYYAIRGWTEDGRITDETRQRLGL comes from the coding sequence ATGGCCTGGACGGGAAACGTGCTGCGGGTGAATCTCACCAATGGCAGCGTCAAAAGCGAGCCCCTGAACAAGCAGTGGGCGCGGGAGTACCTCGGGCAGCGTGGGCTCGCCACCAAGTACCTGGTGGAGGAGGTCGACCCCACGGTCGACGCGCTGTCACCCGAGAACAAGCTGATCATGGTCACCGGGCCTTTGACCGGAACCATGGCCTCCACGGGCGGGCGTTATTCGGTGGTGACCAAGAGCCCGCTGACCGGCGCGGTCGCCTGCTCCAACTCCGGCGGTTACATCGGCGCCGAGTTGAAGATGGCCGGCTGGGACATGGTGATCTTCGAAGGGCGGTCCGAGAAGCCGGTCTACCTGCACATCGAGAACGAGGACGCGCAGCTGCTGCCCGCCGACGAGATCTGGGGCAAGAGCGTCTGGGAGGCGGACGGCATTCTGCACCGCCGGCACCAGGATCCGGACATGCGCATCTCCTGCGTCGGCCGGGCGGCCGAGGCCGGCAATCTGTACGCGGCCATCGTCAATGACCTCCACCGGGCGGCGGGCCGCTCCGGTGTGGGCACGGTGATGGCCTCCAAGCACCTGAAGGCGGTGGCCGTGCGCGGCAGCCGTGGGGTCGGCAACATCAAGGATCCGATGCGGTTCATGCAGGCGACCGAGGCCGGCAAGAAGGTGCTGGCCGACAATGCGGTCACCGGTGGCGGGTTGCCCCAGTACGGCACGCAGGTGCTGATGAACGTCATCAACGAAATGGGTGCCATGCCCACCCGCAACATGCGCGAGGTGCAGTTCGAGAGCGCCCACAGGATCTCGGGCGAAGCTATGCATGAGCCGCGGGAGAGCGACGGCAAGCCGAATCTGACCACTAACGCGGCCTGCTTTGCCTGCACCATCGCCTGCGGACGGATCTCGACCATCGACCAGGGGCACTATACGGTCAAGAACAAGCCCGAGTACTGGCACGCCTCTGGCGGCCTGGAGTACGAGGCGGCGTGGGCGCTGGGCTCGGACACCGGCGTGGACGACATGGATGCGCTGACCTACGGCATGTTCCTGTGCAACGAGGATGGCATCGACCCCATCTCCTTCGGCGCAACGGTGGCGGCCGCCATGGAGCTCTACGAGCTGGGCGCCATCACCAAGGATGACACCGGCGGGCTGGCGCTGACCTTTGGCTCCGCGGAAGCGCTGACTACCTGCGCCGAGCTCACCGCCCGGGGCGAAGGCTTCGGCAAGGAGCTGGGGCTGGGTTCGAAGCGCCTGTGCGAGAAATACGGCCACCCGGATCTTTCCATGACCGTGAAAGGGCAGGAATTCCCTGCCTACGACCCGCGCGGCATTCAGGGCATGGGCCTCGCCTACGCCACATCCAACCGCGGCGCCTGCCATCTGCGAGGGTATACGGTGTCCTCGGAGGTGCTCGGCATTCCGGAGAAGACCGATCCACTGGTCACGGAAGGCAAACCGGAGCTGGTCAAGGCGTTTCAGGACGCCACCGCCGTGGTGGATTCCAGCGGACTGTGCGTGTTCACCACCTTCGCCTGGACCCTGGACGACATCGCACCGCAGATCGACGCCGCCTGCGAGGGGGAGTGGAGCACCGAGTACCTGCTGCAGGTCGGTGAGCGTATCTGGAACCTGGAGCGTGACTTCAACCTCAGGGCCGGGCTCAGCGGCAAGGACGACACCCTGCCGAAACGGCTGCGCAAGGACGCCGCCAACGTCGGGCCTGCCCAGGGGATGGTCAACGACGTGGAGGCGATGATGCCGCACTACTACGCGATCCGGGGCTGGACCGAGGACGGCCGGATCACCGACGAGACGCGTCAGCGGCTCGGGCTGTAG
- a CDS encoding 4Fe-4S dicluster domain-containing protein encodes MAMALKLEPEKCTGCLQCEMACSYENEGVFNPAKSRIKVFNFHEEGKFAPYTCTQCEEAWCMHSCPVEAIVVDMVTGSKNVLEDVCVGCKVCTIACPFGTVNYEPDSGKVIKCDLCGGDPWCAKACPTGAITYVDEADTTYERMRAWAQQAPSAPARFNPPKPKEVQVFER; translated from the coding sequence ATGGCAATGGCTCTTAAACTGGAACCCGAGAAATGTACCGGGTGCCTGCAGTGTGAAATGGCCTGTTCCTACGAGAACGAGGGCGTCTTCAACCCGGCCAAGTCCCGGATCAAGGTCTTCAATTTCCACGAGGAAGGCAAGTTCGCGCCGTATACGTGCACCCAGTGCGAAGAGGCGTGGTGCATGCACTCCTGCCCGGTCGAGGCCATCGTCGTCGACATGGTGACCGGCTCCAAGAACGTGCTTGAAGACGTCTGCGTCGGCTGCAAGGTGTGCACCATCGCCTGCCCCTTCGGCACCGTCAACTACGAGCCGGATTCCGGCAAGGTCATCAAGTGTGATCTTTGTGGTGGTGACCCCTGGTGCGCCAAGGCCTGCCCCACCGGCGCCATTACCTACGTGGACGAAGCAGACACCACTTACGAGCGCATGCGCGCCTGGGCCCAGCAGGCTCCCTCGGCACCCGCGCGGTTCAATCCGCCGAAGCCGAAGGAAGTGCAGGTGTTCGAGCGCTGA
- a CDS encoding gamma-glutamylcyclotransferase family protein produces MSRTLREQVFVYGTLRRGGSNHRLLRDARLLGAHRTDPVFAMLDVGPYPGVVNGGETAIQGEVYAVTPAQFRELDALEDYPRTYTRQRIATPWGEAWIYLYRPRGQRLPQVPTGDWFHSSRR; encoded by the coding sequence GTGTCCCGAACGCTCAGAGAACAGGTCTTCGTCTACGGCACCCTGCGACGGGGTGGCAGCAATCATCGTCTACTGCGGGACGCGCGCCTGCTGGGCGCGCACCGGACCGATCCGGTCTTCGCCATGCTGGACGTGGGGCCTTATCCCGGGGTGGTCAACGGTGGCGAGACGGCGATCCAGGGGGAGGTCTATGCCGTCACACCGGCACAGTTCCGGGAACTGGACGCCCTTGAGGACTACCCCCGGACCTACACCCGCCAGCGTATCGCCACGCCGTGGGGAGAGGCGTGGATCTACCTCTACAGGCCCCGTGGGCAGCGGTTACCGCAGGTCCCCACCGGCGACTGGTTTCATTCCTCCCGGCGCTGA